The genomic DNA CGATTTATTTCTAATCACTTGTGCTACATATTAGTTAGCTCCTAATACAGTATATCTGTTCGGTTGATCAATCTTAGAGAGACGAAAAATCATCATAGGCCATATGAGACCTCCAGAACCTTCttatattaatttgtaataGCATTTGTACATGTAAAACTACCGCAACTAGTTTTTCAGCTAATAAATCATCTgatctttgttattttttagtgttaccaacaaaatataagtcgttacgaaaaaaaaaaatatatatatatatatatatatatataaatataagtcGTTACGAACTTACGATCGTACTTTGTtgattaaaaggaaaaaaaaagtttggtttagAACAAGAAGTACTTTATTTACTTCGCAGTCCATGATTCTAACACAGCTTATATGTTGGTAAAATTACTTACTATAgttttgatgataaaaataaataaatacaacttTAATGACGATCAGatgaccaaatatatattttattttatttttcggaCAAAAACATTTATGTCTTATGCGTCGCCCTATATATATGCACTAGTGTTTGGTTGCCTTTACACTACTCCACGCTTGCCTTTGAGTTTGAGCTTGTGTtaagcttctttttttggttttttgccTTAagcttgtttgcttcttcttcttctccttcctctactattaatctttatttcaaaacttatttttcttcCTAATATTGTAAATCTTGATATAtcaaccaagatcaatggacaTGAAATTGCTCTTTACTTCGGCTTTCACTCAAATGTTCGGCTACTCAAACCATATGGATCAAACGAGCAACAACTGCCAAAGCACCCGCAGCAAAATcataaagatgatgaagaaagaagaattccCAAGTGGATTCCAAGTTCCTCTTCACTACCCTAAATACTCCAAGTCAGACTATGAAGCCATGGATGATCTCACCCTAGACTTGCTCCTCAAACAATACGGATTCTCCTTCGAAGGATCTCTTGAAGACAAGAGGATGTTTGCAATTGAATCATTTCTCTGGCCTGATCAGCTTTAAGGTTTATGTTGGTGTTGGATGATCTCATGTCTCTCTCTACCGACCTCTTATCAATATGAGTCTACAAGATAATTAgaatgttttataattatgtcaaattataattatgtatatcgATCATCACCTAGTAATCCAGTTTGTGTGTTATATTTAGCTGTGTTTGAGGAAGTTTTGAAGTATgcaatttatacatatatatatatatatatatatatgtatcatcaTGAGTGCATTAGCAAAATCTTTGATGTATAATGTATTATCATTAACATTAAAAAGTGTGATCAATCGACTTATATTCATCTAATAGTTACATCTGTT from Camelina sativa cultivar DH55 chromosome 2, Cs, whole genome shotgun sequence includes the following:
- the LOC104732122 gene encoding uncharacterized protein LOC104732122, with the protein product MDMKLLFTSAFTQMFGYSNHMDQTSNNCQSTRSKIIKMMKKEEFPSGFQVPLHYPKYSKSDYEAMDDLTLDLLLKQYGFSFEGSLEDKRMFAIESFLWPDQL